In Gopherus flavomarginatus isolate rGopFla2 chromosome 5, rGopFla2.mat.asm, whole genome shotgun sequence, one DNA window encodes the following:
- the TNFRSF12A gene encoding tumor necrosis factor receptor superfamily member 12A — protein sequence METRGKLAMVLLVLLGVAWGEPAAGPSCPGGQSWSPDLDKCMDCTICLHRTKNDFCATCGEPQPQDSRLWLAVGGTMGGVAVLGLVGGALLWARCRKREKFTTPIEETGGHSGEESLID from the exons ATGGAGACTCGGGGGAAGCTCGCCATggtgctgctggtgctgctgggggTCGCCTGGGGCGAGCCGGCCGCAG GTCCCTCCTGCCCAGGGGGCCAGTCCTGGAGCCCCGACCTGGACAAGTGCATGGACTGCACCATCTGCCTCCACCGCACCAAAAACGATTTCTGCGCCACAT GTGgcgagccccagccccaggactCCCGGCTGTGGCTGGCCGTGGGGGGCACCATGGGTGGAGTCGCTGTGCTCGGCCTTGTGGGGGGGGCACTGCTATGGGCCCGCTGCCGCAAGAGGGAGAAATTCACCA CCCCCATAGAAGAGACTGGAGGCCACTCGGGCGAAGAGTCGCTGATAGATTGA